Proteins encoded together in one Impatiens glandulifera chromosome 1, dImpGla2.1, whole genome shotgun sequence window:
- the LOC124916418 gene encoding palmitoyltransferase ZDHHC12-like isoform X3 yields MERLHLSVVSTLSNILINIEFLILVIGLCRIMSIDPGYVSVKSPHNLLENYDDSSSALEPDVENIENSHLKEMMSSSCNKHCEFPCEKGIFLLERVRYCKQCKACVKGFDHHCPAFGNCIGENNHILFIFLLTIFLITEATHAICSFKFTTKMQAQIGIELGQEISMYLVISSMTFSLLQLLWQGPFLVWHIYCICFNIRTDEWINWKNYPEFHQVSQPRSGQPCREMRFINPYDKGILRNVKELFEVKH; encoded by the exons atgGAGCGTTTACATCTCTCAG TTGTTTCCACGTTGTCCAACATTTTAATCAATATAGAGTTCCTTATCCTCGTGATTGGTCTCTGCAG AATCATGTCAATTGATCCTGGTTATGTTTCAGTCAAGTCTCCCCACAACCTTCTCGAGAACTATGACGACTCTTCATCGGCATTGGAACCTGATGTTGAAAATATTGAGAATTCACATTTGAAGGAAATGATGTCTTCATCCTGTAACAAGCATTGTGAATTTCCCTGTGAAAAA ggcatttttttattagaaagagTGAGATACTGTAAACAATGTAAGGCATGTGTAAAGGGTTTTGACCACCATTGCCCAGCTTTTGGAAACTGTATAG GCGAGAACAACCacattctcttcatatttcttttaaCTATATTCTTAATCACCGAGGCCACACATGCAATCTGCTCCTTTAAGT TTACCACGAAAATGCAGGCACAGATTGGAATTGAGTTAGGG CAAGAGATATCAATGTATTTGGTGATTAGCTCAATGACATTCTCACTTCTCCAGCTTTTATGGCAG GGACCCTTCCTAGTGTGGCATATCTACTGCATTTGCTTTAACATCAGAACTGATGAATGG ATAAATTGGAAGAACTATCCTGAATTTCATCAAGTTTCCCAACCTCGGTCAg GACAACCATGTAGGGAAATGAGGTTCATAAATCCATATGACAAAGGAATTTTACGCAATGTCAAAGAATTGTTTGAAGTCAAACATTGA
- the LOC124921593 gene encoding transcription repressor OFP1-like: MGNYKFRLSDMMPNVWFYKLRDMSKAKKSTHHHLVRKKLPYYTQRPSLSQPPPRPNYFYTDKFCTTNSSSSSKRKSIYQPSPKHVPAATLVTSSSSTTDIIIDLGMLDLPPILTKPVNPETDHVKTRDEHQQTKKRATRGIKLRTNNNSPRIARMNTNHHGRKSVSSSSPSSHKKKKKSLSESSFAIVKSSFDPQRDFKDSMVEMIIENNVRESKDLVELLALYLSLNADGYHQLIVKAFEQIWFDMANLRL, translated from the coding sequence ATGGGCAATTACAAGTTCAGATTATCAGACATGATGCCAAATGTCTGGTTTTACAAGCTTAGAGACATGAGCAAAGCCAAAAAATCTACTCATCATCATTTAGTAAGAAAAAAACTGCCTTATTATACTCAAAGGCCAAGTCTTTCTCAACCACCACCAAGACCCAACTATTTTTACACCGACAAATTCTGCACTACTaattcctcctcctcctccaagaGAAAATCCATTTACCAACCATCTCCCAAACATGTCCCAGCTGCAACACTTGTTACATCTTCTTCGTCCACCACCGACATAATCATCGACCTGGGTATGCTTGATCTTCCTCCTATTTTGACAAAGCCAGTCAACCCAGAAACAGACCATGTCAAGACTAGAGATGAGCATCAGCAGACCAAGAAGAGAGCTACGAGAGGAATTAAGTTGAGGACTAATAATAATTCTCCAAGAATTGCCAGAATGAATACGAATCATCATGGTCGAAAGagtgtttcttcttcttctccttcttcccataaaaagaagaagaaaagctTGTCTGAGAGTAGTTTTGCCATTGTCAAGTCATCTTTTGATCCACAGAGGGACTTTAAGGATTCAATGGTGGAGATGATCATAGAGAACAATGTAAGGGAATCAAAGGATTTGGTTGAACTCTTGGCTCTCTATCTGTCTCTTAATGCTGATGGATATCATCAACTCATTGTCAAGGCATTTGAGCAAATCTGGTTTGATATGGCCAACCTTCGTTTGTAA
- the LOC124916397 gene encoding probable serine/threonine-protein kinase WNK4 isoform X1 produces MQSDKGASEYAEIDPTARYGRFDEVLGKGAMKIVYKAIDEVFGMEVAWNQVKLNDLLHSPDDLQRLYSEVHLLSTLKHDSIIKFHTSWIDVERRTFNFITEMFASGSLREYRKKYKHLDIRAIKIWARQILSGLVYLHEHDPPVIHRDLKCDNIFVNGHLGQVKIGDLGLAAILHNSRTAHSVIGTPEFMAPELYDENYNELVDVYSFGMCLLELFTCEYPYSECTNPAQIYKKVTSGKLPRAFYKIENVEVLQFIRKCLEPASKRKSAKELLRDPFIAFQEAELLPLTKIGYQKPILNEEIGFEKLQLAESKPRTDMTITGKLNAEDDSIFLKVQITEEKGSTGHVYFPFDILHDTALDVGIEMVKELEISDWEPHEIANMIDETISGLLPHWKRVEQAQLPDHHHNFSYQEEYDGGHHSPSSFSSCSSSDVFLSPLTVSSGMMENRTYNCDWLSGNLSDESSLHGSIHSGKYSNLGYHFDDGHEISTTPKSTRFCPEENPYPSSHSKGPMTSKEKLVMDNSRLMRNRSLVDIRSQLLHRSLVEEITKRRSFKTASAVEDVGFQAPFQVSGKGFRQVGGSSRMLGPAGKRLSTVGAVEDIGFQAPFGIYNKGSRRIGGKRP; encoded by the exons ATGCAGAGTGACAAGGGCGCTTCTGAGTATGCTGAAATCGATCCAACCGCTCGCTATGGCCGT TTTGATGAAGTATTGGGCAAAGGTGCAATGAAAATTGTATACAAAGCCATTGATGAAGTCTTTGGAATGGAAGTGGCATGGAACCAGGTAAAACTAAACGATCTTCTGCACTCACCAGATGACTTGCAGCGTCTGTATTCCGAGGTTCATCTACTCAGCACCCTTAAACACGACTCCATAATCAAATTTCACACATCTTGGATCGATGTGGAACGACGCACTTTCAACTTCATTACCGAAATGTTTGCTTCAGGCTCCCTTCGAGA GTATAGGAAGAAGTATAAGCATCTAGACATTCGCGCCATCAAGATTTGGGCTCGTCAAATACTCTCGGGCCTTGTTTATTTGCATGAACACGATCCTCCTGTCATCCATCGAGACCTTAAGTGTGATAACATCTTCGTGAATGGTCATCTTGGACAAGTCAAGATTGGTGACCTTGGCCTTGCAGCCATCCTCCATAACTCTCGCACCGCCCATAGTGTCATAG GCACGCCAGAGTTCATGGCACCAGAACTTTACGATGAGAACTACAATGAATTGGTTGATGTCTACTCATTTGGAATGTGTTTATTAGAGTTGTTCACATGTGAATACCCATACAGTGAATGTACAAATCCAGCGCAGATCTACAAGAAAGTGACGTCG GGTAAATTGCCAAGAGCCTTTTACAAAATTGAGAATGTGGAAGTGCTTCAGTTTATAAGGAAATGCTTAGAACCTGCCTCGAAGAGAAAATCAGCAAAAGAGCTTTTGCGTGATCCTTTTATTGCTTTTCAGGAAGCTGAATTACTACCTTTAACAAAGATTGGGTATCAGAAGCCAATCCTTAATGAAGAGATAGGATTTGAGAAGCTGCAACTTGCTGAGAGCAAACCAAGGACAGACATGACTATAACTGGAAAGCTAAATGCTGAAGATGACTCAATATTCCTCAAGGTGCAAATTACTGAGGAGAAAG GATCTACTGGACATGTGTACTTTCCCTTTGACATTCTACATGACACAGCATTGGATGTTGGTATAGAAATGGTAAAAGAGTTGGAGATATCTGACTGGGAGCCCCACGAGATCGCCAACATGATTGATGAAACTATATCTGGCCTTTTACCTCACTGGAAAAGAGTGGAACAAGCTCAATTACCAGACCACCATCACAACTTTAGTTATCAAGAAGAGTATGATGGAGGGCATCACAGTCCTTCCTCTTTCTCCTCATGTTCATCATCAGATGTGTTTCTTTCACCTTTGACTGTTTCTAGTGGAATGATGGAGAACAGGACTTACAATTGTGATTGGCTTTCAG GCAATCTTTCAGATGAGAGCAGCTTGCATGGTTCAATTCACTCAGGAAAATATTCCAACTTGGGATACCATTTCGATGATGGGCATGAAATTTCAACGACTCCCAAGTCTACAAGATTTTGCCCTGAAGAAAATCCATACCCAAGTTCACATAGTAAAGGGCCAATGACTTCTAAAGAGAAACTTGTGATGGACAATTCTAGATTGATGAGGAATAGGTCTCTAGTGGATATACGTAGCCAGTTGCTCCATCGATCCTTAGTTGAAGAGATAACTAAGAGACGGTCCTTTAAGACAGCAAGTGCGGTTGAAGATGTTGGATTTCAGGCACCTTTTCAAGTTTCTGGAAAGGGTTTTCGACAGGTGGGAGGTTCTTCTAGAATGCTCGGACCTGCAGGTAAAAGATTGTCAACAGTAGGAGCGGTTGAAGACATTGGTTTTCAGGCACCCTTTGGCATTTACAACAAAGGGTCACGGCGAATTGGAGGGAAGAGACCCTAA
- the LOC124916397 gene encoding probable serine/threonine-protein kinase WNK4 isoform X2, which produces MWNDALSTSLPKCLLQAPFERYRKKYKHLDIRAIKIWARQILSGLVYLHEHDPPVIHRDLKCDNIFVNGHLGQVKIGDLGLAAILHNSRTAHSVIGTPEFMAPELYDENYNELVDVYSFGMCLLELFTCEYPYSECTNPAQIYKKVTSGKLPRAFYKIENVEVLQFIRKCLEPASKRKSAKELLRDPFIAFQEAELLPLTKIGYQKPILNEEIGFEKLQLAESKPRTDMTITGKLNAEDDSIFLKVQITEEKGSTGHVYFPFDILHDTALDVGIEMVKELEISDWEPHEIANMIDETISGLLPHWKRVEQAQLPDHHHNFSYQEEYDGGHHSPSSFSSCSSSDVFLSPLTVSSGMMENRTYNCDWLSGNLSDESSLHGSIHSGKYSNLGYHFDDGHEISTTPKSTRFCPEENPYPSSHSKGPMTSKEKLVMDNSRLMRNRSLVDIRSQLLHRSLVEEITKRRSFKTASAVEDVGFQAPFQVSGKGFRQVGGSSRMLGPAGKRLSTVGAVEDIGFQAPFGIYNKGSRRIGGKRP; this is translated from the exons ATGTGGAACGACGCACTTTCAACTTCATTACCGAAATGTTTGCTTCAGGCTCCCTTCGAGAG GTATAGGAAGAAGTATAAGCATCTAGACATTCGCGCCATCAAGATTTGGGCTCGTCAAATACTCTCGGGCCTTGTTTATTTGCATGAACACGATCCTCCTGTCATCCATCGAGACCTTAAGTGTGATAACATCTTCGTGAATGGTCATCTTGGACAAGTCAAGATTGGTGACCTTGGCCTTGCAGCCATCCTCCATAACTCTCGCACCGCCCATAGTGTCATAG GCACGCCAGAGTTCATGGCACCAGAACTTTACGATGAGAACTACAATGAATTGGTTGATGTCTACTCATTTGGAATGTGTTTATTAGAGTTGTTCACATGTGAATACCCATACAGTGAATGTACAAATCCAGCGCAGATCTACAAGAAAGTGACGTCG GGTAAATTGCCAAGAGCCTTTTACAAAATTGAGAATGTGGAAGTGCTTCAGTTTATAAGGAAATGCTTAGAACCTGCCTCGAAGAGAAAATCAGCAAAAGAGCTTTTGCGTGATCCTTTTATTGCTTTTCAGGAAGCTGAATTACTACCTTTAACAAAGATTGGGTATCAGAAGCCAATCCTTAATGAAGAGATAGGATTTGAGAAGCTGCAACTTGCTGAGAGCAAACCAAGGACAGACATGACTATAACTGGAAAGCTAAATGCTGAAGATGACTCAATATTCCTCAAGGTGCAAATTACTGAGGAGAAAG GATCTACTGGACATGTGTACTTTCCCTTTGACATTCTACATGACACAGCATTGGATGTTGGTATAGAAATGGTAAAAGAGTTGGAGATATCTGACTGGGAGCCCCACGAGATCGCCAACATGATTGATGAAACTATATCTGGCCTTTTACCTCACTGGAAAAGAGTGGAACAAGCTCAATTACCAGACCACCATCACAACTTTAGTTATCAAGAAGAGTATGATGGAGGGCATCACAGTCCTTCCTCTTTCTCCTCATGTTCATCATCAGATGTGTTTCTTTCACCTTTGACTGTTTCTAGTGGAATGATGGAGAACAGGACTTACAATTGTGATTGGCTTTCAG GCAATCTTTCAGATGAGAGCAGCTTGCATGGTTCAATTCACTCAGGAAAATATTCCAACTTGGGATACCATTTCGATGATGGGCATGAAATTTCAACGACTCCCAAGTCTACAAGATTTTGCCCTGAAGAAAATCCATACCCAAGTTCACATAGTAAAGGGCCAATGACTTCTAAAGAGAAACTTGTGATGGACAATTCTAGATTGATGAGGAATAGGTCTCTAGTGGATATACGTAGCCAGTTGCTCCATCGATCCTTAGTTGAAGAGATAACTAAGAGACGGTCCTTTAAGACAGCAAGTGCGGTTGAAGATGTTGGATTTCAGGCACCTTTTCAAGTTTCTGGAAAGGGTTTTCGACAGGTGGGAGGTTCTTCTAGAATGCTCGGACCTGCAGGTAAAAGATTGTCAACAGTAGGAGCGGTTGAAGACATTGGTTTTCAGGCACCCTTTGGCATTTACAACAAAGGGTCACGGCGAATTGGAGGGAAGAGACCCTAA
- the LOC124916418 gene encoding palmitoyltransferase ZDHHC12-like isoform X2 gives MSELAAEKGPLVSSETVLRCIVSFLITIVTHLALYMVSHLFPAFSLLSLLPCSAIVLIAVAALGRACKRLLLVRASAPAIVFLNIILIWSVYISQVRKVVSTLSNILINIEFLILVIGLCRIMSIDPGYVSVKSPHNLLENYDDSSSALEPDVENIENSHLKEMMSSSCNKHCEFPCEKGIFLLERVRYCKQCKACVKGFDHHCPAFGNCIGENNHILFIFLLTIFLITEATHAICSFKFTTKMQAQIGIELGQEISMYLVISSMTFSLLQLLWQGPFLVWHIYCICFNIRTDEWINWKNYPEFHQVSQPRSGQPCREMRFINPYDKGILRNVKELFEVKH, from the exons ATGTCAGAATTAGCAGCTGAGAAAGGGCCATTAGTTTCATCAGAAACGGTACTTCGATGCATCGTCTCCTTTCTGATCACTATCGTCACTCATTTGGCCCTTTACATGGTCTCTCACCTCTTCCCCGCCTTCTCTCTTCTATCGCTTCTTCCATGTTCAG CAATTGTACTGATCGCGGTAGCTGCTCTGGGTAGAGCCTGCAAGAGGCTTCTCCTTGTCAGAGCATCCGCACCGGCCATTGTTTTCctcaacataattttgatatgGAGCGTTTACATCTCTCAGGTTCGAAAAG TTGTTTCCACGTTGTCCAACATTTTAATCAATATAGAGTTCCTTATCCTCGTGATTGGTCTCTGCAG AATCATGTCAATTGATCCTGGTTATGTTTCAGTCAAGTCTCCCCACAACCTTCTCGAGAACTATGACGACTCTTCATCGGCATTGGAACCTGATGTTGAAAATATTGAGAATTCACATTTGAAGGAAATGATGTCTTCATCCTGTAACAAGCATTGTGAATTTCCCTGTGAAAAA ggcatttttttattagaaagagTGAGATACTGTAAACAATGTAAGGCATGTGTAAAGGGTTTTGACCACCATTGCCCAGCTTTTGGAAACTGTATAG GCGAGAACAACCacattctcttcatatttcttttaaCTATATTCTTAATCACCGAGGCCACACATGCAATCTGCTCCTTTAAGT TTACCACGAAAATGCAGGCACAGATTGGAATTGAGTTAGGG CAAGAGATATCAATGTATTTGGTGATTAGCTCAATGACATTCTCACTTCTCCAGCTTTTATGGCAG GGACCCTTCCTAGTGTGGCATATCTACTGCATTTGCTTTAACATCAGAACTGATGAATGG ATAAATTGGAAGAACTATCCTGAATTTCATCAAGTTTCCCAACCTCGGTCAg GACAACCATGTAGGGAAATGAGGTTCATAAATCCATATGACAAAGGAATTTTACGCAATGTCAAAGAATTGTTTGAAGTCAAACATTGA
- the LOC124916418 gene encoding palmitoyltransferase ZDHHC12-like isoform X1: protein MSELAAEKGPLVSSETVLRCIVSFLITIVTHLALYMVSHLFPAFSLLSLLPCSAIVLIAVAALGRACKRLLLVRASAPAIVFLNIILIWSVYISQDLMNELLDLAVVSTLSNILINIEFLILVIGLCRIMSIDPGYVSVKSPHNLLENYDDSSSALEPDVENIENSHLKEMMSSSCNKHCEFPCEKGIFLLERVRYCKQCKACVKGFDHHCPAFGNCIGENNHILFIFLLTIFLITEATHAICSFKFTTKMQAQIGIELGQEISMYLVISSMTFSLLQLLWQGPFLVWHIYCICFNIRTDEWINWKNYPEFHQVSQPRSGQPCREMRFINPYDKGILRNVKELFEVKH from the exons ATGTCAGAATTAGCAGCTGAGAAAGGGCCATTAGTTTCATCAGAAACGGTACTTCGATGCATCGTCTCCTTTCTGATCACTATCGTCACTCATTTGGCCCTTTACATGGTCTCTCACCTCTTCCCCGCCTTCTCTCTTCTATCGCTTCTTCCATGTTCAG CAATTGTACTGATCGCGGTAGCTGCTCTGGGTAGAGCCTGCAAGAGGCTTCTCCTTGTCAGAGCATCCGCACCGGCCATTGTTTTCctcaacataattttgatatgGAGCGTTTACATCTCTCAG GATCTTATGAATGAATTGCTTGACCTTGCAGTTGTTTCCACGTTGTCCAACATTTTAATCAATATAGAGTTCCTTATCCTCGTGATTGGTCTCTGCAG AATCATGTCAATTGATCCTGGTTATGTTTCAGTCAAGTCTCCCCACAACCTTCTCGAGAACTATGACGACTCTTCATCGGCATTGGAACCTGATGTTGAAAATATTGAGAATTCACATTTGAAGGAAATGATGTCTTCATCCTGTAACAAGCATTGTGAATTTCCCTGTGAAAAA ggcatttttttattagaaagagTGAGATACTGTAAACAATGTAAGGCATGTGTAAAGGGTTTTGACCACCATTGCCCAGCTTTTGGAAACTGTATAG GCGAGAACAACCacattctcttcatatttcttttaaCTATATTCTTAATCACCGAGGCCACACATGCAATCTGCTCCTTTAAGT TTACCACGAAAATGCAGGCACAGATTGGAATTGAGTTAGGG CAAGAGATATCAATGTATTTGGTGATTAGCTCAATGACATTCTCACTTCTCCAGCTTTTATGGCAG GGACCCTTCCTAGTGTGGCATATCTACTGCATTTGCTTTAACATCAGAACTGATGAATGG ATAAATTGGAAGAACTATCCTGAATTTCATCAAGTTTCCCAACCTCGGTCAg GACAACCATGTAGGGAAATGAGGTTCATAAATCCATATGACAAAGGAATTTTACGCAATGTCAAAGAATTGTTTGAAGTCAAACATTGA